The window GGTGCTTTTAGCTTTTAGATAAAGTAGActattacaaacacacacacacacacacacacacacacacacacacacacacacaataaccctctttctccctttttccctttaatttctTAAAAGCTTCATATTTTACCATAGGCTGCCATTGTAGTGCCAAATTCATTAAGACATTACATAAATTATAGCTAACTAGACGTTTTTCCGTGGAGTTTGGGTAGATTTTAGTGTCCAAAAGCTTTGAAATGAAGTACAATAAATTTGATTTATAAGTGAAGTGGCTGTCTTATAAGAAGTCAATGTAAAAATGCCTTCTCGGGTAAACTTAATTCCAACTCATTCAAGTTAGAATATTTaaataacatactgtatgtcataCTAAAACtgtatgttaaatataaatatacaataaaagaaaaataatagttTGTAAAATTGTAACTTAAGTCTGTTCTTTGCTGAAATGGgttcaacaacattaattttAAACTCatattacttctttttttttttttttacattcttttttaCAGAAACCTCCATGGTAATTATGAGGATATAAGATAAGTGGACTCTAAGGACCAAGATGAATATCAATGGTAAATACTACTCACTTTAGTTCATACTGTTTAtagctaaaaataaatctgtgataTAGAATAAAACCTCTAGGCACTTATTTTTGGTGCTGATGGTAATGAACGAAAGTAGGTATTAGGATCAGAGCCAGCTGGATTAAAATGGCTAACAGGGCTAAGTCCTCCATGTGttaaaagggatttttttttttttttttttttttacaaaaataacgCTCAATTTTTGACCACATCATCTTATTTGCTTATAGCCTTATagtagattattttttttatgcttttgtggaaccaaaaacaacagcacTACCAATAGTCAGACgtataaatacacagaatgatATGAAGTAGaagctggggctgatttctttctagcccagactgtataTTCACTCAGCCTATTGCTGAATGTTATGTCAGGTGATTATGTTCTGAGAAACACTCCTCTAGTGTGTTTGGGTTCATTTAAATAACCCCACTTCGCTGACATATCCATAGTGCTCATGCGAGGTACAATAGAGGgtgtaataaacatgaataagCTGGATTACTTTCTCGATCactgatttttcaaaatgtctttGAAACAAGAAGGAAATGGACTAGGCAAACAATGTCCAATCAGAACTGTTTTGAATGATGCCTtaatgcaagtgcagatttttcagTTTACTGTGCATGCTATCTGGAAAAGGCACAACATTATAATGGACTTGAAACAACTGACTTAAAAATAGCAGTGGCAATACCAACGCTACAAGTTTCACACATACGGGTTTCATAATAGTAATGCCAAGTTAATGACCAACTTCGGACCACCTGTTAGCCATGGTAACTGCTTAAGTTCCTGGCTTTATTATTTACTCATCTCAAATTATTCAGCAGTTACAGTAAACTGATAGTAGGCAGATTTAAGAGTGTGAATAGTAAATGTGGACCTGGAGATTCTGGACATGGTCCTGCAAGGTTTTGATATACATTTTTGgttttccaatatttttttcctctttagaTCCTACAGTACTGTTGACCCTTCTGAGTCTGACCAGAGAATTGTTAGGCTGCCCGTCAATCTGCACCTGTAACAGCACCTACACCGACTGCAGCAGCCGCAATCTCCTGCTTTCCTTCAACTTGATTTCCAGCCAACTTCCCTTTAACGTCACCACCCTCAACCTCTCCAGAAATGGCATCACACTAATAGATCCAGGAGCCTTTGCCAACCTCAGCAGCCTGCTGCAACTGGATATCTCCAGAAACCAGCTCCTGACCCTCCACCCCTCCACCTTTTACCCGCTGAGCAGCCTGGAGTGTCTAGACCTTTCCAGCAACTTCCTGGAGAACCTTCCGGTAGATCTTTTCTCTGAGCTCAGCAACCTCAGAGAGCTTGTTTTAAGGGACAACAGGTTGACGGAAGTAAACTCCAAACAGTTTCAGAGTCTGGCTGAACTCCAGCACCTGGACCTGTCCTTGAACGGCCTGGCCGCTATGTCACTGGATCTCCTGAATGGACTGCAGGGCTTGGAGTGGCTCTCGTTAGCTGGTAATAAGCTAAGTACGATTCCGAGATCGATACTGGAGCCACTCACTGTGCTACAGCACCTCCTGCTGAAGGGAAATCAGTGGAACTGCAGTTGCAGTCTAGTGCCATTCAGACACTGGGTGGAATGGATGTTATATAGAGGTGAGAGTGGACTTAGATGCTAGAGACTGAATGTTTcactttaatcacattttatatGGATGATTACGTCCTACAATCTTTTGTATCTCTATATTAGGCATGTAAcgaatacaaatatattattcagaatgaacagtgcgatctaaacagatacaaatacagacataAATAAGAGGCacactgtgaatttttttttttttaagaaaacttcAGAAAGTTTCACAGGGCAGCGGATTAAGACTAGAGGTGTGTGTCAGGACTGGGATCTTCCAGTTTGGGTTTAACCCTTTCATGTATGAATTATTAAATGCtgatcaaggattttttttctctgtgtttttactcttctttacacatgaaaaaaaaattttttacctttattttacttttacatacaaGTGTACACTCCAgtggactgcatgtgttcaaaCAAAGAATTCGTGTCCACTCTAGTGGATGTTATGCAGTTATTCTATTAAATCCTTGCAATagccagaaaatggcttttgaat is drawn from Ictalurus furcatus strain D&B chromosome 8, Billie_1.0, whole genome shotgun sequence and contains these coding sequences:
- the lrtm2b gene encoding leucine-rich repeat and transmembrane domain-containing protein 2 encodes the protein MWTWRFWTWSCKVLIYIFGFPIFFSSLDPTVLLTLLSLTRELLGCPSICTCNSTYTDCSSRNLLLSFNLISSQLPFNVTTLNLSRNGITLIDPGAFANLSSLLQLDISRNQLLTLHPSTFYPLSSLECLDLSSNFLENLPVDLFSELSNLRELVLRDNRLTEVNSKQFQSLAELQHLDLSLNGLAAMSLDLLNGLQGLEWLSLAGNKLSTIPRSILEPLTVLQHLLLKGNQWNCSCSLVPFRHWVEWMLYRGGQVDSIECSLPAILQGRDLRIIPMDMFKHCSQLPSSDMRTPPSSCITTTEGLIISTDSTAACLEQRPRAGNLRQANTTLVLARLVCGVVWLMMVVVAMYGCIYAMMAAKYKQEHLKRSLLLQKRLLTEVNEPEVEHEKEEDEKEMESGFDKGV